Proteins from one Brevibacillus humidisoli genomic window:
- the hemG gene encoding protoporphyrinogen oxidase translates to MRLKKDDAKMSESGKRVLIAGGGITCLSAAYELKKRFTERGEQVRITLVEQEDRFGGKIATLRKDGFVIESGPDSFLARKKAILDVTKELGLESELIATRPEAKKTYIFRKQKLCPIPPGLVMGIPSRLLPFLTSGLISPFGKARAAMDLILPCRQADGDESIGQFIERRFGREMLDRVVQPLLAGIYSGDCRTLSLQATFPHLQEIERKHRSLILGIMKGVGQAYTATSPSSSSTGLPEHVKGSLFLSYRNGLYTIVEKLLEQLSDAEQVTGAKIVKLEVRQEEGRIWYRTISSNGREFAADAVILALPAYALAHVFPRLASIRSLGRMPYVSVANVVLGFKREQIVHPLDGSGFVIPPCEGRFVTACTWTSSKWSHTSREGHVLLRCYVGRTGDEEWMGMDDDEIIESVMHELSETIGVRAQPIIAEVNRHLKAMPQYEVGHLARVARIHEVLSERYPGVFAAGAAFHGIGLPDCVRQGKEAAEQVMNYLLYSDK, encoded by the coding sequence GTGCGGCTGAAGAAGGATGATGCGAAGATGAGTGAGTCGGGCAAGCGCGTGCTGATTGCTGGTGGCGGGATCACCTGCTTGAGCGCTGCTTATGAGCTGAAAAAGCGGTTTACCGAACGAGGAGAGCAAGTTCGAATTACCCTCGTTGAACAGGAGGATCGGTTTGGAGGAAAAATCGCCACGCTGCGGAAAGATGGGTTTGTCATCGAAAGCGGGCCAGATTCTTTTTTAGCCAGAAAAAAGGCGATCCTGGACGTCACAAAAGAGCTGGGACTGGAGTCGGAACTTATCGCGACCAGACCGGAAGCGAAAAAAACCTATATCTTCCGAAAGCAAAAGCTTTGTCCCATTCCCCCGGGATTGGTGATGGGCATCCCCAGCCGGCTGCTCCCCTTTCTTACGTCCGGCCTGATCTCACCATTTGGAAAAGCGAGAGCAGCCATGGACCTGATCCTGCCATGCAGACAGGCGGACGGAGATGAATCAATCGGCCAATTCATTGAACGGAGATTCGGGAGAGAGATGCTGGATCGAGTCGTCCAGCCGCTTCTGGCGGGTATCTATTCTGGAGATTGTCGGACATTAAGCCTTCAGGCCACATTTCCCCATTTGCAGGAGATAGAGAGAAAACACCGAAGTCTGATCCTTGGAATCATGAAAGGCGTAGGGCAAGCGTACACTGCTACATCACCCTCCAGTTCTTCAACCGGGCTGCCTGAACATGTCAAGGGCAGTCTGTTTCTCTCCTACCGAAATGGGCTGTATACAATTGTAGAGAAGCTGTTGGAGCAGTTAAGCGATGCGGAACAGGTGACAGGCGCAAAAATTGTGAAGCTTGAGGTGAGACAGGAGGAGGGAAGGATCTGGTACCGCACGATCTCCTCGAACGGCAGGGAGTTTGCCGCGGACGCCGTCATTCTGGCATTGCCAGCTTACGCGTTGGCGCATGTTTTCCCCCGTCTTGCATCGATCCGATCACTTGGGAGGATGCCGTACGTCTCCGTAGCCAATGTGGTGCTGGGATTTAAGCGAGAGCAGATCGTGCATCCTTTGGACGGCTCGGGTTTTGTCATCCCTCCTTGTGAGGGAAGGTTCGTCACCGCTTGTACGTGGACATCGTCGAAATGGAGCCATACGTCACGTGAGGGGCACGTGCTGCTTCGCTGCTATGTAGGACGTACGGGAGATGAAGAATGGATGGGGATGGATGATGATGAGATCATAGAAAGTGTCATGCACGAGTTGTCGGAAACGATAGGGGTCCGGGCTCAGCCGATTATTGCAGAAGTAAATCGTCACCTGAAAGCGATGCCGCAGTACGAAGTAGGTCACTTAGCGCGAGTTGCCCGTATTCATGAAGTATTGTCCGAACGGTACCCTGGGGTGTTTGCCGCCGGGGCGGCTTTCCACGGCATTGGCTTGCCTGATTGTGTACGTCAGGGAAAAGAAGCGGCAGAGCAGGTGATGAACTACCTGCTATACTCTGACAAGTAA
- a CDS encoding YwiC-like family protein, which translates to MKKGYLPNQHGAWAMLIIPFLFGMIAAKPVWLHAPLFLVWLLVYLFSYPFLQWIRTGRTALYGTPMLLYGSLLIPSGVAVLVIHPALGWMVPLFVPLFLVNCYYARINQERSLINDLAAVVQFSLIIFVVQQAGGGSSGEVAAELFAISLMYFTGTVFYVKTIIREKHNKKYYFYSIGYHLAILVMTAIWFPLGLLIPFAVLLGRAIWTPRMRVTVKQVGILEILFSVLITCSVLYVYLT; encoded by the coding sequence ATGAAAAAAGGATATCTCCCTAACCAACATGGTGCCTGGGCGATGCTGATCATTCCGTTCCTATTCGGCATGATCGCAGCAAAGCCTGTTTGGCTTCATGCACCGCTGTTTCTTGTCTGGCTGCTGGTATACCTGTTTTCATATCCGTTCCTTCAGTGGATCAGAACCGGTAGGACAGCGCTCTACGGGACGCCCATGCTATTGTACGGAAGTTTGCTAATACCGAGTGGAGTGGCCGTGCTCGTTATCCATCCAGCTTTGGGCTGGATGGTCCCCCTGTTCGTTCCACTCTTTCTAGTCAACTGCTATTATGCCCGGATCAATCAGGAACGTTCGCTGATCAATGATCTGGCTGCTGTCGTTCAGTTCAGTTTGATCATCTTTGTCGTGCAGCAGGCAGGAGGAGGAAGCAGTGGAGAAGTTGCCGCAGAGTTATTCGCGATAAGTCTCATGTATTTTACGGGAACGGTTTTTTATGTAAAAACAATCATTCGCGAAAAACACAATAAGAAGTACTATTTTTACTCTATCGGTTATCACCTCGCTATCCTGGTCATGACGGCGATCTGGTTTCCGCTCGGGCTGCTAATACCGTTCGCCGTTTTGCTCGGTCGGGCGATCTGGACTCCACGAATGCGAGTAACGGTTAAGCAGGTCGGGATACTGGAGATTCTGTTCTCTGTTCTAATCACCTGTTCCGTGCTGTATGTCTACCTGACATAG
- a CDS encoding helix-turn-helix domain-containing protein → MHKLTQTKFRDLMMHGKPGALCSTLIRLSNTYGLATDQGIHIPLKLTHSQLADYAGRARESVNRTLRSLKQAGAITIMDDRTMMITDLDYLQTASNVKYVQKSWVESSSKPSPTCTTFKLV, encoded by the coding sequence ATGCACAAATTGACGCAAACAAAATTTCGGGATCTGATGATGCACGGCAAGCCGGGGGCCCTCTGTTCCACTCTGATCCGGTTGTCCAATACATACGGATTGGCTACTGATCAGGGAATTCATATTCCTTTGAAACTGACGCATTCCCAATTGGCCGACTACGCTGGACGCGCTCGTGAAAGCGTAAATCGGACGCTGAGGAGTTTGAAACAAGCGGGAGCAATTACGATCATGGATGACAGAACCATGATGATTACCGACTTGGACTATTTGCAAACGGCTTCAAATGTGAAGTATGTCCAAAAGAGTTGGGTCGAATCTAGCAGTAAGCCATCCCCCACCTGTACGACATTCAAACTGGTATGA
- the ric gene encoding iron-sulfur cluster repair di-iron protein, translating into MEQRYSGEEKIGHIVSEFPGASNLFKELKIDFCCGGNRSLGDAIRQRKLDEGDVLRRLNKSFAEWKQKEAHDQTDWRVAPISELIDHIIHVHHAYLRVELPLLSEFITKLLRVHGLTHGELSTLHRQFHQMKIELEQHLMIEEESLFPLMKEYATHPSRALLERTLKGLRDVENDHSAVGDYLQEMRAATEGYALPHDACRTYTITFHKLVELESDLFQHIHLENNILFPRIEEQAV; encoded by the coding sequence ATGGAGCAACGCTATTCTGGAGAAGAAAAGATTGGTCATATTGTCTCTGAGTTTCCAGGAGCAAGCAACTTGTTCAAAGAACTGAAGATTGACTTTTGTTGCGGAGGCAACCGCAGTTTGGGGGATGCAATCCGCCAAAGGAAACTGGATGAAGGGGATGTGTTGCGTCGATTGAACAAAAGCTTTGCAGAATGGAAACAGAAAGAGGCACATGACCAAACGGATTGGCGGGTAGCCCCCATCTCAGAATTGATTGACCACATCATCCATGTTCATCACGCTTACTTGCGAGTAGAGCTTCCTCTGTTAAGTGAATTCATTACGAAGCTGCTTCGGGTTCATGGTCTCACCCACGGCGAGCTTTCCACATTGCATAGACAATTCCATCAAATGAAAATCGAACTGGAGCAGCACCTGATGATCGAAGAGGAGTCGCTCTTTCCGCTGATGAAGGAATATGCGACTCATCCATCTCGGGCACTGCTCGAGAGAACCCTGAAAGGACTGCGGGATGTAGAAAACGATCACAGCGCAGTGGGCGACTATCTGCAGGAGATGAGAGCTGCAACAGAAGGATATGCCTTGCCGCATGATGCATGCAGAACATACACGATCACGTTTCACAAACTGGTGGAGCTGGAATCGGATTTGTTCCAGCATATTCATCTGGAGAACAATATTTTGTTCCCCCGGATTGAGGAACAAGCGGTGTGA
- a CDS encoding Crp/Fnr family transcriptional regulator, with the protein MTKEGTTTFLQQVPIFRDLNRQEIERVEEITISRYASKKSVIFSEGSEKEAVFFIREGLVKTYKTDEDGHEHIVSFLKSGDMFPHTGFFNQDPYPATAETIVDTQLLAIPVRLFERLMLQTPPIAIKLMRVMGDKIRELQEKLQVLSGQDVKHRLLSFLLHLAEQHGEMKDNRITINLPMTHQEFANAVGTTRETINRLLNQLGKEDILKADRSRIVIIDLDALKQQRELK; encoded by the coding sequence ATGACAAAGGAAGGGACGACCACATTTCTTCAACAGGTACCCATATTCCGCGATCTGAACAGGCAGGAAATAGAACGAGTAGAGGAAATCACCATATCCCGGTATGCTTCGAAAAAATCGGTCATTTTTTCAGAAGGGAGCGAGAAGGAAGCTGTCTTCTTCATTCGGGAAGGGTTGGTCAAAACGTATAAAACGGACGAAGACGGGCACGAACATATCGTCTCGTTTTTAAAGTCCGGCGACATGTTTCCACATACCGGCTTTTTTAATCAAGATCCCTATCCGGCAACGGCGGAAACCATCGTCGATACGCAGCTGTTGGCTATTCCGGTGCGTTTGTTTGAGCGTTTAATGCTGCAGACCCCGCCGATCGCCATCAAGTTAATGCGTGTGATGGGAGATAAAATCAGGGAGCTTCAAGAAAAGCTTCAAGTGTTGTCTGGACAGGACGTCAAACATCGCCTGCTCTCTTTCTTGTTGCACCTGGCCGAACAACACGGAGAGATGAAAGATAACAGAATCACGATCAACCTGCCGATGACGCACCAGGAATTTGCCAATGCTGTCGGCACGACGAGAGAAACCATCAATCGGCTGCTGAACCAACTAGGCAAGGAAGATATCTTGAAAGCAGATCGAAGCCGCATCGTCATTATCGATCTGGATGCGTTAAAACAACAAAGGGAACTAAAATAA
- a CDS encoding TIGR04053 family radical SAM/SPASM domain-containing protein: MLPFMKERDYRENPFIVIWEVTRACALKCLHCRAEAQYQADPRQLSYAEGKNLLDDIARMDHPLVVFTGGDPLMRPDLFHLAEYAIQEKGLSVSMTPSATPRVTREAIRQAKEVGLSRWAFSLDGSCTGIHDHFRGTKGSYDLTMRAIGWLQELDIPLQINTTVSRYNLHDLEAIAEKVKEMGAVLWSLFFLVPTGRGMEKDMISAEEHETVMKWLCRMGPHLPYSVKATEAPHYRRVLLQEREGTGAGGATIPKRADLLGRAPQGVNDGDGFVFISHIGEVYPSGFLPVVCGNIRETSLVEIYRSSPIMQELRDKSRLKGKCGVCEFKDLGGGSRARAYAVTGD; this comes from the coding sequence ATGCTGCCTTTTATGAAGGAGAGAGATTATCGCGAGAATCCATTTATCGTCATTTGGGAGGTGACGCGGGCGTGCGCTCTAAAGTGCCTGCATTGCCGGGCTGAAGCGCAGTATCAGGCTGATCCCCGGCAGCTGTCATACGCAGAGGGGAAAAACCTTCTTGATGATATCGCCAGGATGGATCATCCATTGGTTGTCTTTACGGGAGGCGATCCTCTGATGCGGCCTGATCTGTTTCATCTTGCTGAATATGCGATCCAGGAAAAAGGATTGTCGGTTTCCATGACACCTAGTGCGACCCCGAGGGTAACGCGGGAAGCAATTCGCCAGGCCAAGGAGGTAGGATTGTCACGCTGGGCGTTTAGTCTGGACGGTTCCTGCACCGGGATTCACGATCATTTTCGGGGTACAAAGGGGTCCTACGATCTGACGATGCGTGCGATTGGTTGGTTGCAGGAACTGGACATTCCCTTGCAAATCAACACCACAGTATCCCGTTACAACCTGCACGATCTGGAAGCGATCGCTGAGAAAGTGAAGGAAATGGGTGCCGTGCTGTGGAGTCTCTTTTTCCTTGTACCGACCGGTCGTGGTATGGAGAAGGATATGATCTCTGCAGAAGAGCACGAAACCGTGATGAAGTGGTTATGCCGTATGGGACCCCACTTGCCATACAGTGTGAAAGCAACCGAGGCTCCGCATTATCGCCGTGTCCTGTTGCAGGAGCGGGAAGGTACGGGAGCGGGTGGAGCAACGATTCCGAAGCGTGCAGATCTGCTCGGCCGGGCACCCCAAGGAGTGAACGACGGAGACGGATTCGTCTTTATCAGCCACATCGGGGAGGTATATCCAAGCGGTTTTTTACCGGTAGTTTGCGGGAACATTCGCGAGACCTCTCTGGTGGAGATCTATCGATCCTCTCCAATCATGCAGGAACTGCGGGACAAGTCGCGATTGAAAGGAAAATGTGGCGTGTGCGAATTCAAGGATTTAGGCGGAGGTTCACGCGCCAGGGCGTATGCCGTAACCGGCGATTAA
- a CDS encoding hemerythrin domain-containing protein encodes MNQIPHCGMMAGQGEQVRLCKALAQLKREHGPLRAQMDAFADEAAVVDKDQAETDWGKRLWLLREKVDAFVQELEPHSEREEGTLFPLMAKYIGWQGGPIAVMEHEHELAKRYLKMFLEAVEQLKEPVDAARAKEIASYALQAHAVLTDHFMKEENVLFPMAENMLNTEEKEELNRAFGLS; translated from the coding sequence ATGAACCAAATACCTCACTGCGGCATGATGGCGGGGCAGGGGGAACAGGTGAGACTTTGCAAAGCACTGGCCCAACTGAAGAGGGAGCATGGACCGCTACGTGCACAAATGGATGCTTTTGCCGATGAGGCAGCTGTAGTTGACAAGGATCAGGCCGAAACAGACTGGGGCAAGCGGCTCTGGTTGTTGAGGGAAAAAGTGGATGCCTTTGTGCAAGAGCTGGAACCTCATTCCGAGCGGGAAGAAGGAACTCTTTTTCCGCTTATGGCCAAGTACATTGGCTGGCAGGGCGGGCCGATTGCCGTGATGGAGCATGAACACGAACTGGCAAAGCGGTACCTGAAGATGTTTCTAGAAGCGGTGGAACAACTCAAGGAACCGGTAGATGCCGCACGGGCCAAAGAGATTGCTTCATATGCCCTGCAAGCCCATGCTGTTTTAACAGATCATTTCATGAAAGAAGAGAATGTACTCTTTCCGATGGCGGAAAACATGTTGAACACGGAAGAAAAAGAGGAGCTAAACCGTGCGTTTGGCCTGTCCTGA
- a CDS encoding Crp/Fnr family transcriptional regulator, translating into MIHSDLKTTIENTFCFSEKVFSKLKEIMSEKLFPAGTHLFSEGDPADKLYYLSQGKVRITKAVDDGKSLIVYLYHEGDMFGQIDPFATSTHYFGAEIIADATVGIVQQRELEALLRQHGDLSVEFVKWMGLMHRLTQTKLRDLMLFGKTGTLCSLLLRLGNTYGVEKESQILLSQRFTNTELANMIGTTRESVNRSLASLKKAGAVSYEDGRIVILDPPYLRRISHWQNGPREICRI; encoded by the coding sequence ATGATCCATAGCGATCTCAAAACAACCATAGAGAATACATTCTGTTTTTCTGAAAAGGTATTTTCCAAGCTGAAGGAGATCATGTCTGAAAAGTTGTTCCCCGCAGGTACCCACCTGTTTTCAGAAGGCGACCCGGCAGATAAGCTGTACTACCTCTCCCAAGGAAAGGTTCGCATAACGAAAGCAGTTGATGATGGGAAATCCCTGATTGTTTATCTGTATCACGAAGGAGATATGTTTGGTCAGATTGACCCATTTGCAACATCAACTCATTACTTCGGAGCGGAAATAATAGCGGATGCTACTGTTGGCATTGTTCAGCAGCGTGAACTGGAAGCATTGCTGCGGCAGCATGGCGATCTGTCTGTGGAGTTTGTGAAATGGATGGGCCTGATGCATCGACTGACCCAGACAAAATTGCGCGATCTGATGTTGTTCGGTAAGACGGGGACGCTTTGTTCGCTGTTGCTGCGCTTGGGGAATACCTATGGGGTTGAAAAAGAATCACAGATCCTGCTCTCACAACGATTCACCAATACAGAATTGGCAAATATGATTGGCACGACAAGAGAGAGTGTGAACCGCTCTCTTGCCAGTCTGAAAAAAGCAGGTGCGGTTTCTTATGAAGACGGTCGTATTGTAATCCTGGACCCGCCGTACCTGCGCCGAATCAGTCATTGGCAAAATGGCCCGAGAGAGATCTGTCGCATCTAA
- a CDS encoding Crp/Fnr family transcriptional regulator, with product MNGNNLSFAEQVSPDFLRCLETLAAKKTCFPGTVLFLDGEKADQVYFVQSGQVKLTKTTMDGKELTLQISSEGDLVGVTGLFEQELTYNLTASMLKVGELWMVPRQGLEKMLIKNSQFCVEFLRWLGMINRRMQSKFRDLLLHGKIGALYSTLIRMSNTYGKPHPDGILIDLSMTNKDLAMLIGLTRESVNRMLQELKKQEVIELLPYGQILIKNLAYLKEAIYCDDCPPEICQM from the coding sequence ATGAATGGCAACAACTTATCCTTTGCAGAACAGGTCTCTCCCGATTTTTTGCGATGTCTTGAAACACTGGCTGCCAAGAAAACATGTTTTCCAGGTACCGTTTTATTTTTAGATGGTGAAAAAGCGGATCAGGTGTATTTTGTTCAATCAGGCCAAGTGAAGCTGACAAAAACCACCATGGACGGCAAGGAACTGACCCTGCAGATATCAAGCGAGGGGGACCTTGTCGGTGTTACCGGGTTGTTCGAACAAGAACTGACATACAATCTCACTGCTTCCATGCTAAAGGTGGGTGAATTGTGGATGGTCCCCCGCCAAGGGCTGGAAAAAATGTTGATCAAGAACAGCCAATTTTGTGTAGAGTTTCTACGTTGGTTGGGCATGATTAACAGACGGATGCAGTCAAAATTTCGCGACTTGCTCCTCCACGGAAAAATAGGAGCCCTCTATTCGACGTTGATTCGCATGAGCAATACGTACGGCAAACCTCATCCGGACGGAATTCTCATCGATCTCTCCATGACCAATAAGGACTTGGCCATGTTAATTGGCCTGACGAGGGAAAGCGTCAACCGGATGCTGCAAGAGTTGAAGAAGCAAGAGGTGATCGAACTGCTCCCCTATGGACAAATTCTGATCAAAAATCTTGCCTACTTGAAAGAAGCCATTTATTGTGATGACTGCCCTCCGGAAATCTGCCAAATGTAA
- a CDS encoding cytochrome c oxidase subunit 2A: MKNKREDSRNLKGTLLCVFALGLLILASWFGMLAIYLSRQ, translated from the coding sequence ATGAAAAACAAAAGGGAAGATAGCAGAAATCTAAAGGGGACCTTGCTTTGTGTTTTTGCCCTGGGTCTGCTCATTCTCGCCTCGTGGTTCGGCATGTTGGCTATCTACCTGTCCAGACAATAA
- a CDS encoding cytochrome c oxidase subunit II yields MHIHRYEKYWLVFGFLSIVTFIAFMFVMTFSTGHHTAGGMEVIDPEKVAETPPFDKPGLKKVGENTYEAVVVAMAFGYNPAKLEIPKGAKVHFKVTSQDVIHSFSIPGTNVNMQIVPGHISEREHTFDKPGEYLVLCNEYCGTGHHMMTMEIEVVEHANHQ; encoded by the coding sequence ATGCATATTCACCGGTATGAAAAGTATTGGCTGGTTTTTGGCTTTTTATCGATTGTAACTTTTATCGCGTTTATGTTTGTCATGACATTTTCCACAGGTCACCACACGGCCGGCGGCATGGAGGTGATTGATCCGGAGAAAGTAGCGGAGACACCTCCGTTTGACAAGCCGGGTCTTAAAAAAGTGGGGGAGAACACGTACGAAGCAGTCGTTGTCGCTATGGCTTTTGGCTACAATCCGGCCAAGCTGGAAATTCCCAAGGGAGCGAAAGTTCACTTCAAGGTGACCAGTCAAGACGTGATCCACAGTTTTAGCATTCCCGGAACGAATGTAAACATGCAGATCGTCCCCGGCCATATCAGTGAAAGAGAACACACCTTCGACAAGCCAGGGGAGTATCTCGTACTGTGCAATGAGTATTGTGGCACAGGGCACCATATGATGACAATGGAAATTGAGGTGGTAGAGCATGCCAACCATCAATAA
- a CDS encoding b(o/a)3-type cytochrome-c oxidase subunit 1 — translation MPTINKDNKLAFAFVATAFAFFFIGTICGLLQGLVRGGLIELPYWLNYYKVLTTHGISLALLFTTYFIYGFFYAGIRRTMGELSAKVRTAGWTGFWMMLIGTLMAVVMVSSDQATVLYTFYAPLKASPFFYIGLALFVVGSWVSGISMIAHYAQWKKRHPNQTTPLFGFMTVATILLWIIACLGVAATVLLQLIPWSFGLTDKINILLSRTLFWYFGHPLVYFWLLPAYMYWYVSVPKVVGGKIFSDSLARLAFVMFLLFSIPVGFHHQLMEPGIHESWKLIQVVLTLMVVIPSLLTAFSMFATFESAGRNKGAKGLLGWWTKLPYGDVRFLAPFLGMLFFVPAGIGGIINTSYQLNEVVHNTLWVVGHFHITVGAAVVMSFFGIAYWLVPYLTGRRLTKALNRLGVFQIVLWAVGMFIMSTAMHVLGLYGAPRRTAFSMYNDHAVALDWFRGIVANQLYLPIGAFFLFLSSMLMVYLFVYLACLAPKATSQNAEEFPVSEAENKEERPPAVLDNWKVWISVCAVLILLAYTVPVLDMIQHAPGSPGYRTW, via the coding sequence ATGCCAACCATCAATAAAGATAACAAGCTCGCTTTTGCCTTTGTCGCTACAGCGTTCGCGTTCTTTTTTATCGGAACCATCTGCGGCCTGCTTCAAGGCCTGGTTCGCGGCGGATTGATTGAGCTTCCTTACTGGTTGAATTACTACAAGGTACTGACGACACATGGTATTTCTCTGGCACTCTTATTCACAACCTATTTTATCTACGGATTCTTTTATGCTGGAATACGCAGAACGATGGGAGAGTTGTCTGCAAAGGTACGGACAGCCGGCTGGACAGGGTTCTGGATGATGTTGATCGGAACACTGATGGCCGTGGTGATGGTTTCATCTGATCAAGCAACGGTACTCTACACGTTTTATGCGCCATTAAAGGCCTCTCCTTTCTTTTATATCGGGTTGGCGCTCTTTGTTGTTGGGTCTTGGGTAAGTGGAATCTCCATGATCGCACACTATGCTCAGTGGAAGAAACGACATCCCAACCAAACCACGCCATTGTTCGGCTTTATGACCGTAGCCACCATCTTATTGTGGATTATCGCTTGTCTCGGGGTAGCCGCAACCGTTCTATTGCAGTTGATCCCGTGGTCTTTTGGTCTGACCGATAAAATCAATATTTTGTTAAGCCGAACGCTATTCTGGTATTTTGGACATCCATTGGTCTACTTTTGGCTGCTGCCCGCCTATATGTACTGGTATGTTTCAGTGCCGAAGGTTGTGGGGGGCAAAATCTTTAGTGACAGCCTGGCTCGCTTAGCCTTTGTCATGTTCCTGCTGTTCTCCATCCCCGTCGGATTTCACCATCAGCTGATGGAACCGGGTATCCACGAGTCTTGGAAGCTGATCCAAGTTGTGCTGACCCTGATGGTCGTTATTCCTTCTCTGCTAACTGCGTTTTCGATGTTTGCCACCTTTGAATCGGCTGGCAGAAACAAAGGGGCAAAAGGATTGCTGGGCTGGTGGACCAAGCTGCCTTACGGTGATGTTCGGTTCCTCGCTCCCTTCCTCGGCATGTTGTTTTTCGTCCCGGCGGGAATCGGGGGGATTATCAACACCAGTTATCAATTAAACGAAGTTGTTCACAACACGCTTTGGGTTGTGGGACACTTCCATATCACGGTAGGGGCCGCTGTCGTGATGAGCTTTTTTGGCATCGCGTACTGGCTGGTTCCTTATCTGACAGGGAGAAGGCTGACCAAAGCCTTGAACCGGTTAGGCGTTTTCCAAATCGTTTTATGGGCTGTCGGGATGTTCATCATGTCTACTGCGATGCATGTGTTGGGACTGTATGGAGCACCGAGAAGAACGGCGTTTAGCATGTACAACGATCATGCTGTTGCGCTCGACTGGTTCCGCGGTATCGTGGCCAACCAGTTGTATCTGCCGATCGGAGCGTTCTTTCTTTTCCTCTCTTCTATGCTGATGGTCTATCTGTTTGTCTATCTGGCCTGCCTCGCCCCCAAAGCTACGAGCCAGAACGCCGAGGAATTCCCTGTTTCTGAAGCAGAAAATAAGGAAGAGAGGCCGCCTGCTGTTCTTGATAACTGGAAGGTTTGGATCAGCGTTTGCGCTGTCTTGATCTTGCTGGCGTATACCGTACCGGTGCTTGATATGATTCAGCATGCTCCCGGATCGCCTGGGTACAGAACGTGGTAA
- a CDS encoding slipin family protein codes for MKKVQIANDERGLLFRNGNYIKYLRPGSYLFPPFVGYHAERLDINEPFEVPGKNLNLFLHDQELLKDLVVIDVPDHEYVLHFEDGRFANLYTSGKYAFWNVIDLHDFVRVDIRNPEVSSEIDRSIFQHSNMFGYYSSFEVASYETGILYYNHTMQKELPPGKYFFWRGPVSVQVKTVDTRQQQLDMTGQEMMTEDKVTLRLNFVCQYKITNPLKITEIKDFEEQVYILLQLILREYVGTLKLDDLLKMKQEVGSFVLSRLNEKSAEFGVQFIYAGVKDIILPGDVKEILNTVLLAEKKAQANIITRREETASTRSLLNTAKLMDENQTLYRLKELEFLEKICEKIGNVSLVGGGNLLEQLNSLLATRDREK; via the coding sequence ATGAAAAAGGTGCAGATTGCAAACGATGAGAGAGGCCTTCTTTTTAGGAACGGCAATTATATCAAATACCTGCGGCCGGGGAGTTATCTGTTTCCTCCTTTTGTCGGCTATCACGCAGAAAGACTAGATATCAACGAGCCGTTTGAGGTGCCCGGTAAAAACCTGAACTTGTTTTTACATGATCAAGAATTGCTAAAAGATCTAGTCGTGATCGATGTACCCGATCATGAATACGTTCTTCATTTTGAAGATGGGAGATTTGCCAATCTTTACACGTCTGGCAAGTATGCGTTTTGGAATGTGATTGACCTGCACGATTTTGTCAGGGTCGACATTCGCAACCCAGAGGTAAGTTCAGAGATTGATCGATCCATCTTTCAACACTCGAATATGTTTGGATACTATTCCTCCTTTGAAGTAGCCAGTTATGAGACGGGTATCCTCTACTACAACCATACGATGCAAAAGGAGCTGCCTCCAGGCAAGTATTTTTTCTGGAGAGGACCGGTATCGGTACAGGTCAAGACAGTTGACACCAGACAGCAGCAATTGGATATGACCGGGCAGGAAATGATGACGGAAGACAAAGTGACACTCCGCCTCAATTTCGTGTGTCAGTACAAAATCACAAATCCGCTGAAAATAACGGAGATCAAGGATTTTGAAGAGCAAGTCTACATTCTCCTGCAGCTGATCCTGCGAGAGTATGTAGGCACCTTAAAGCTGGATGACCTATTAAAAATGAAGCAGGAAGTTGGAAGCTTCGTCTTATCCCGTTTAAATGAAAAAAGCGCGGAGTTTGGCGTGCAGTTCATCTACGCCGGGGTGAAGGACATTATCTTGCCTGGGGATGTCAAAGAAATTTTAAATACGGTGCTGCTCGCCGAGAAGAAGGCACAGGCCAATATCATTACCCGTCGAGAAGAAACGGCTTCTACCAGAAGTCTCTTAAATACCGCGAAATTAATGGATGAGAATCAAACTCTGTACCGATTAAAAGAGTTGGAGTTTTTGGAGAAGATATGTGAAAAAATTGGGAATGTCTCGTTAGTAGGCGGGGGGAATTTGCTGGAACAGTTGAATTCGCTTTTGGCGACGCGAGATCGCGAAAAATAG